DNA sequence from the Nicotiana tomentosiformis chromosome 3, ASM39032v3, whole genome shotgun sequence genome:
CattttaagaaagaaaaagaaatattagATTTATAGTGTAAATAGAATAGACGTACAGAAGAATGTATATAATTCCAATGCAACTGATTATAAGAAAGTAAAAGATTCACGGGTAAGACTTTTGTTGTCATGAATTCCCTACATTATAATATTCACTAGGAAATTTGCCGCGCTTTGCGCGACTatgaaaaacaacaataaatagattttttttaaaaatttagtcAATATTTTTCAGCTATTTTAAGAAATTAATTGTATATATTGATAAAATCACAATAAATGTTTTTATTATAATTAAGCTTAAACAAATTACATTTGTTTGGTCTAATATtcttcaaaaatggaaaatgaatcTTTTAGAAAAATTCTCATATTGTGGGGGTGGGGTTGGGGGTTTGGGGGAGGTTAAATACACATTCTCTTAGtgtaatatatttatatatgtatctAACGACTTGATTAACTTTTTCTACTTTAATTATATAGTTGTATTACTTTTTTTTAGGAAACCGAAAGAAGAAGTAATGAAaccaaaaataagaaaaaggaaaaggaaaaaaattccTTTCATTGTTTTCTATTTATTTCCTTAATTCTCAATTTCTGGTCATCTGAATAAACTGCTATTGCCTACTTCCTCTCTATCCTCCATTATTTCTTGCTCTAATTATTTCCTTCTTTTTGTTTGCTCTTCATTTGttaattttcttccttttttttttcttctccgaCGGttaccttttaaaaaaaaaaaatctaacctTTCCTCTCTTCTTCAAATTTAGAAATCCCTTTGTCCTTCTCCTAATTCTCTCAAAATATACCATAAATTTTGCTTCTATTTTAATATTTGCGTCACTCATCTTATAAATAGAGAAAAGTAACTTTTAAAAAGAGGGAGGGAGAAGCAAACAGCAAAAAAAACAAAATTCTATTTaagataattttttttagttCCAGAAATGGACTAACAATAATCTTTTGGGAGCTTTTCCAAGAGCAATTGATTCTCACTGCTTTCCTGGGAGCAACAGAGACATAGTTAATATTTAAACCTTATGAGTTCGAGATTATAATCATTGTAAGTTATTGGATTTTAAATCAATAATTTATACAAATTCATTggattttttaatacaaataaaGAGTTTGAACTAAAACTATTCGGTTCGCCGAATCCGCAACCAACATTGTGGGGAGCAATGCTATTTGACACCAAGATATTaagtttttatgtttttttatttGGCATAGTGAGGTAAATTATTTAGAAATTATAATTATGTATTGTCTTCGCGGGTAATGAAACACGAAGTAATGAAAATTTAGAAAAGGAAGAAAGTAGATGAAAACCAAAGAAAGGGAGTTAGAAAACTGGACTAAGAATATCAATCCGAAGAAAGGAAGAAGATAATTATTGACTCTTATACTATTACTATGTCTCTTTGTTATCCTTATTTATTACAAATTTTTATAATGCTCACAGCTTTACATTGTCTTCTCTATCACGATTACAACAATATATAGACAATAGATAAATAGAAAAGAGCCATCAGTGAGATAAGaaacataaaagaaaatgaaaaaataactATTTGGTCTTAGAGATGTGCCAAACTTATTAACTCGACTCTTGTGGTAGTATAGTGTCAGCTTCCAACGACTTGTACGAATTTGTAACAATTTGGCTCCTTTAAAAGTGAATATTAGAAAATATGGGTAGACATACTGTTCTGATAAATCAAATGAATTaggaaaattttgaaataaaaaattagCCATCTAAATAAATAAGAAGTAATTAATCTATTTATttacacacacatatacacacaAAGAAAAATATGGTGAGAGGCAACAAACATGCTTTGACCTAAAGAAAACTCAAACCCATTAGAGAACAGAATAGGAAGTTCCACTTCCAAAATTACAGGTTAAATTAAAGGACATAGTGGTTTGGTAGACGGGAAACCAATTTCAATATTGGTACAATACAAGCATTTATTCGATTAAACCAACTATTTAGAAGTTATATTTTCACATCAAAGTAAACGGATAATACCTGGATCTGCCTCTTGAACTCTGCCTAAATAAGCCAGGTAGAACTCCACACAAGAAAGATGCATcaaattttataagttttatAAATTTGATTTCCAGAATTAAGCACCTTTTCATTATTCTACCATATCTGCTGACTCTTTTGACATCATACATAAATATTTGACAAAATAATCTGTAAGAAAAGAATTCAACACGTGAGTAAGAAAATATAAGAAATCAGTATTAAtataaaacaaagaaaagaaacgGCGATGTACCATTTAGAGGATGCAAAGCTGAGATGTCACCCATTTATCTTTTAGTTAAGTTTTGTTGTGCAAGTattccttttatttaaaatataagagaagaaaaggagaactaaaaaggaaaagatttaaaaatcaaaagaaatcagATCTCCTCTACTTCCTTTTCTATCGTTTTTGCTTTCTCCCTTTGTTGTTCTTCAGTAATTACTCTTTACTTTTCTGttcattttgtttttctttatatttcttttcataatACTCCGTTTTCTTACCATCTGTCTTCCTACTTCTCTAATCAGAAAACAAATCCCTCCCTTTTCTCCTCATGATCTACTGCAAAATCTCAAAATATATGTTCTATGCTCCAAAGTTCATCCTACCATTTATATTCTCATACTCATTTCAATAAATTGAAAGATTTTTGTAAAGGAAAGATCCGACATATGGTTATATATAAAGAGATTCCGAAGTGCATCATAAAAGAAAAATCAGATGCTAAGTTTCTCCTTTGTAGACCAAAGGGGCgcgaagtttaaaaaaaaaaggaagatttCAAGATGATATGTACCAAAATTATATCGAAGTAGCACTTCCAGGGAACACAATTGATACATGGTAACATCATAATTTCGCTGtgaaagaagaaaatattacAAAGGAAACAATGAAGAGTAAAATAGAAAATAGATGAAAATAGTAGCATAAAAATTAATACACCTCATGACTCATGAGTAATGCGGAGCAGTTGTGAAAGATCCCATTGAAATTTTGAAGCAGAAAGCAGTATCTGAAAGCCTTGTGAGTAAGGACTTCTAGTAAGTAGAAAGGAACGTTTCTTTCTCTGATTGTGATGTGACTTTTGCATTCATGAAATGTTTTGTTGCTAAAGGACTTATAAGAATTAAAACGGATCGGTTATTCAGTATAACCTTTATAAGTGGGAAGGTGGCTTTTCAAAAAGGACGTCTAACAATTGATATAGGAgaaaaattttaataaaatgagAAAAAGATAAATGTGATTCCTAAGTATTGAGAAATGTCACGTCAGCCTGTCAAgtcccttatatatatatatatatatatatatatatatatatatatatatatatatatatatatatatatatatagagagagagagagagagagattatcCCGTGACTCTTGTTGATAATAAAATAATGAACGAGATAGCTTGGCATCAGTAAAGACAAAACAAGATCTGAGAATTTCTTTTACAAATGTAGAGCTTATCAATCTCAGAAACTAAACTAGTCAATGCACACTTCTGCATAACAATACAAGTTCTTCAATTCCGGTCTAATTTGCCGTCACAACTTGTACATTCACATGTCTAAAGTTACAAACATTTCCCAAAAATCAAGGTTCTTGTAAAAAGCCAAACCATTTGGGGAAGCTCCAGATCTTTAAGAAATTAAACAAGGAAAACTATAGGAATTAAGCAGATTCTCTGAACCCTAAACTATTTTATCTACCTTATATCACATTgctgaccaaaaaaaaaaagtatgacATTACTAAAGGCTACTAAAACCTCTACTACATTTTCTTCTTTCTGGGGATTCAAGCGACGAATCTAGGAAGAACACGAACTATATGGACGTCAAAATCCACAAATAATATAACTAAACTTTTAAATActcttttttcaaatttcaaccaAATATTGACCAAACGCCTAGTGAAGGGTTTGCTCGTTAACTAGTGATGGACTGAGGATCTAGTGGTGAGAGAGGACCTCATATCTACAATGGTAGACTCATCTGCTCCTAACTTAGTAGCTTCTTTGCTTGCACTAATAAATCTTGAAGCTGCACCTGTTACGTAATTATGAGCTTCTTTCACGTTCATTTTCTTCCCCATTTCATGTGGGAAACTGCTCAAGAAATGGTCTCCATTCAACACGGCTGCTAACTGTactatttcactctgaaactcagaCAACCCTCGAGTTTCATCCGCTTTTGCGCTCCTCAATGGAGCTACATCAGGCAGAACCTCTGCAAATTTTTACACTATCAGATCATATACAGAACAATTACTAAGTAACTGTCCAAAAAAAAGCTAATAATAGTAACCTAAAAAATATGACAGATCACATTTAAGCTACAAAGTGTTAAAATACACTGAGAGTGTAACAGTTCTTCATGTTGCCATTGTAATGGAGTTAAAATCATATCAGTATACTttaatttgttgttgtttttaagTTACAAATCTCACTGTTTACGATGATTACCTATAAACTATAGTAATCACTTAATAGTATAAAGTTATTTTACACTATTAtaatataaaaatctaaaaaagGAAAATCTTGGAGCAATGTCAAGCTGTCTtcatgtgacctataggtcacgggttcgaaccTAAGCATCGGTCTGCCCCTTTTACTATATAAaatctattctgaatttgtagtACTTCACGAAAACACTGGTTACATAAACTGAAGTGGAATGGAGGCGAATTGTTAAAATTAAAATAGCCAGCGAGGAAGCATTAaaaaaatgaacaaaccctcgtgaCAAGATTGATCATTTATGAATATTCTAAGACTATCTAAAGACTTCCTACAGTATATTAATACAATATATTCTCAtaaattaattaagaatatttTTGTGGCTTTGTGCAAAATACTATAATCACTATAGTTATCTTACCAGGGCAATCAGACCTTGGAGATGACAATTGACCTACAACCTGCTCAAAAGTGCCAGCCCAAGCATCTCTATGAGTTAAAAAGCTGGATGTGAGATTGAATATTCTCTTTATAGTTGCAGGGATTGATGAGTGCTCGAACTCCGAATTTGGTTTTGGTCCCTTCGGTTTGCTTATCACTGTAATACAGAAACCAAAAGGGATAGTATTATATTATTACTTAATCACACTATCTACACAGAAAAATACAAACAAGAGTTAATTAATCCCGTGACTATCTTCGATAAGAGTACAGTACAGATAGATCTGCACATCTTGAcgtattgaaaaatattttagtttATCCCTCTGAAAGTAGCACGTAGAAATTTGGATCAATATTTTCTTACTCTATGACAACCTACTAAAAGAAGGTGCATCAACTATCAAAAATCAGTGGTGCAATGAGAATTTAAATTCTATGAGTTCTAAATTAGGATAACGACATTAGTTGTTAGTAATCAGGTTCAAAATCAAGGAGCATCACCATCGAAATTGGATCCTGGCAGCGCAGTACAAGTCAAGTTGTGCGCCCAAAATTGACCAATGTAACTACCTAAGATTTGAGTCTTAGGGTGCTAATAGAAATACATACATGTTAGTTAAGATATATACATATATCTTTTTTGAATTTACCAGAGGCCGGTCTGCCCTAAGGATAAGTCCGCCTCTGTTCAAAATAGTATAACTCGAGGCGGTCAAAATGCAACCCAAATCTAAACATATGAATTTAAATTTGAAGATCGAAAATTATGTAAATTTGAAAGAACTAAAGTTAATAATTTAAGTTGGGCCATATCAAAATGCAACCCACCTAAGCAGGCGAGTTGAGCAATAATCCATTTATTGATTCGATCAGTTTTGACCGTCCAAGTTTGACCCAACCCGCTCCTATAACAAAGCAAATAGTGAAAGAAAGTTGTAAGCTTACCGGTTCCTTTCTTGATCCAAGGAGAAACCATAATGGTTGGTACACGAACACCAAGCCTATCAAACTTAAAGAAATTAGGTGCAGGTCCAGTATTTCCATCTGGGTTTGGAACATCACCGTATGGAGTTTGGACATGATCATAAAATCCGCCATGTTCATCATATGTAATAATAaaaagtgtctcattccactgtGGACTACTTCTTAATGTCTCATAAATCTCCTTCACTAATTTCTGCCCATTAGCAACATCATGTGATGGGTGATCATCATTTGCTGGATAACCCGTAATATCAAAATACCTTGGCTCAATCACTGTCAAATTCGGCAAATTCCCATTTTTAGCATCTTTCTTGAACTTCAAATCATATGAATGGTACTTGAATACATACTTCAACATCCTCAGATTTCTAAAGAACAGAGTTGCTGGTAATGTTTGGTGATATATGCCAAAATCTATTCCATTTTCGTGAAGTGAATCGAATATGGTCTTTTGTGGATATCCAGTAGCCAACAGCTTCTTTACATGGCTAGTGGAACCATGAGAAGTGGCAGAGTATAGAAATAACCTGTTTGGTTGAGTTGGACCAGGAATTGAACAGAACCATCTATCAAATACTGCAAATTCACGAACTAATGTCGCGTAAATTGGGACATTTTCTGGCTTAAATCCTCTCATGACTGTTCTTGATAGGTTCTGAGACATACTGAGTGCTTGTTCCACAAAGCCTGACATTGAAGGAATGGACCCTGAGCCGAATACCTGTTGAGACAACTTAAATTTTTAGACAGATAGTCACACAATTTAATATGGTATCAAAACGGACAAGAGGATCCtgaaccaaaaagaaaaaaaggtatTTCTACGTGTTTGGCTCATGAAAACGAATGTTAGTCATACGGGAAGGGGCGTGTTTTGAAACATAAAGTTAAAGCTTTTAGATGAGATCAATTCAATATAGTATCAGAATAGGCAAGAGACTCTGGATTCAAATCTCGTTGTGatccaaaaagcaaaaaaaattaaaaaaaaccaaGTGCTTGGCATATGAAAAACAATCGGGGCCCACGTTAGTGAGTGGTGAGATGTGAGTTTAAGCTTTTTAGACGAGATGGTTACGGACATCAAACAATACCTGTTGCTCGACAGCTTCAAAGGAGTGACCAGGGTCTGGATCCACATACTGAGCATCATCAgtgaagcatattgtttcagtaAGTTGGGCTTTAGTTGACATTGGGTTGCACTCTTTGCCAGTGACACCATTAATATGTGGATTCACTGATTTTTTCATCCATCCAAGCAAGTGATCAAAAGATCTGTTCTCCAACACCAACACAACAACTGTTTTAATGGGTTGTTTTTGCTGTCCGTAAGTTTTCTGAGAAACCCATGAAAGGGTGAAAAAGAGCAAGAAAACAGTGGCAGATGGTGGAGCTTTGCTTCTCAAGTGGTCCATTCTTGAATCTGAATTGGTACTATACTATCTTTAAAGATATGGGGATGCAAGAATGAGTATAGTGGAGCAAAAGCAAATGAACAGTACTGTATTAAAGAGCCCCCTTTTTATTTTTACACTTTTTCTTAATGATTGATTTAATGCCAGTGAAATAAAATGGGAAGCTGCTAAATAAGCTACTAAAAAAAGAAGAGAGGTATGTGGTTAGGATGAACTAAAAAGAGGAAGGATCTGGTAGTATATTAGAGGTGTAATGAGACAGATGAATGAATGAAATTAAATGTATAGATGTAGTGAAAGCTTTAAATGGATCGGAGATTTGTCCTGATCTGATGTGGGTCTTAGTGGGGTGAATGATAAGTAAGCTGTAAAGTGGGAAAAGGGAGGAGTAAAAGAAGGGGCTTTGGTAGTCAAAATGTGAAATAGGAAAAAAGTTTTTTCAccccttatatatatatttataacaacTCAATAAATACATAATATTTGTTTTCATATACTAGTTAATTAAATATACATTTTCGCCTTAATTTACCACTATGACATGATCAGTTAATATGATTCGGTTAAATGCCAATTGCAATTAAATTTTTATGGTGAAGTGAGCATATGTTTCACCACCAAAACTTATAG
Encoded proteins:
- the LOC104112696 gene encoding non-specific phospholipase C6, producing the protein MDHLRSKAPPSATVFLLFFTLSWVSQKTYGQQKQPIKTVVVLVLENRSFDHLLGWMKKSVNPHINGVTGKECNPMSTKAQLTETICFTDDAQYVDPDPGHSFEAVEQQVFGSGSIPSMSGFVEQALSMSQNLSRTVMRGFKPENVPIYATLVREFAVFDRWFCSIPGPTQPNRLFLYSATSHGSTSHVKKLLATGYPQKTIFDSLHENGIDFGIYHQTLPATLFFRNLRMLKYVFKYHSYDLKFKKDAKNGNLPNLTVIEPRYFDITGYPANDDHPSHDVANGQKLVKEIYETLRSSPQWNETLFIITYDEHGGFYDHVQTPYGDVPNPDGNTGPAPNFFKFDRLGVRVPTIMVSPWIKKGTVISKPKGPKPNSEFEHSSIPATIKRIFNLTSSFLTHRDAWAGTFEQVVGQLSSPRSDCPEVLPDVAPLRSAKADETRGLSEFQSEIVQLAAVLNGDHFLSSFPHEMGKKMNVKEAHNYVTGAASRFISASKEATKLGADESTIVDMRSSLTTRSSVHH